The Ranitomeya variabilis isolate aRanVar5 chromosome 7, aRanVar5.hap1, whole genome shotgun sequence DNA window agttgagttctgaacttgatttccaccattttctctttgtacagtgacactacactaggtacaaaaataagagtatggaaataaatactatttttttggccaactcatatctgtatactaaagaaacacatatagatgttgtctggtattttatactactggagatatgtgtaggccaaaagaataagtgtgtgacgaagtttattggtgtgtattgagagcggtgaaagacacaataaaccaaacataattgtttcaaataaactttttttttattgaggaaaaaaaaaacaaatttattttttggtaccgcgccgggttgaaccacgccggcttggggttgagtgacgtaactggggggtattcagaactgaagcctggctcaccgtggaggaggcagaggtggcaggagaatgggcaagaaaacttgaagggtctggaagttcggggatggggcttaaaacatgaggggcttgagacacactggaaggttgagacacatcggtaggtgatgggggaggaataatcaaagttttttgttttttatgcgttttgccagttttacgttgggttttccgggttgggggaagtcttcttgggctatgttgtaaagtgtgggcgggagacacgtcaggacccggctccacacagtcagtctccattgtggagcgctcggcaatgtctgagtccaatggggggaaagataaactcccgcctgggtcctggtgcctcgttgggggggggaaacaaaaacccttccaggatcctggtgcctcgttgggggggggaaacaaaaacccttccaggatcctggtgcctcgttggggggggggaaacaaatcccataccagtgtcctgctgcattgctggtgggggggaacataaagccatggatgggtcctgctgcatcagggtgggtcctgcctggaaaggtatggcttggtcgtgctgcatcatggggggcccggtgcgatacgccatggatgggtcctgctgcatcggggggtgtcctgcccggaaagcaacgcctcggtcctgctgcatcggggtgggtccggtcagatatgccaggcctcggtcctgctgcatcggggtgggtccggtccgatatgccaggcctgggtcctgctgcatctggggtgggccggtccgatattgcatggatgggtcctgctgcatcgggagggtgccgggccgataagccacgccagggtcctgcgtcatcgtggtgtcagcggaggaggtccaagccggagcagcggtcgtcacggtggtggcggtgggatgtccaacagcactcgtcatcgtgttggcgctgtagtggagtacacctgtagagggaatagaggtggccgtgcagtggtatgcagcagaggtaggaatagtgtttacttgtgacagtgacggcacagttggatatgccgccacattacgactctgactctgctgcatagcctgcacaaaagcaacattgcaggcctgcatcacactcagctggagatcagggctaaggtgttccgacatgccctctaggatttgattgaaaaaatgatgagctggcttcttgaggtcggctttcaattgatcaacgcttttggcgacatcctggatgcggcaatttaagagattatgggtcacatccattctgtcacctaaagccttgatagcatcatgtaaaaccgagctcaagtgtaaaaactcgggcatgagggacctatccgaagccctctgtcgctgccgggatgagcccgcaaaaatgggtgcagcgaaagaggactgcgaaaggggaagacctgatgggccagccccctggtctccagtgagtgtggaagacccacctggtgctgcgctgctggatggctgggacgggtccgtggctgccggctgaaggaccgctccagaacctgtggcgacagtcgtgcagtgtgtgctgtgaaaaaagaaaacagaaaattaataccaaactataacaagacggtacatcctgtggaattaaaagtgacagattatgtcaatgcaatacaaccggaggcatgtgagaaatacttacgttctcatgagaaggaccggtctcaggaaggccaacacacggtggtatttgtagagccggtgccttgctccggaaccactagctgcactcttctctgcacgtaggtcacagttgaagcggtccttcatggaacgccaacgtgtccttactttgtccactgtgaaataacaataaaatataatggtcagaataagaacttttggccgtgctctcgtgactgtgtgtgatgacagaaactacgaaaagtttctttcatcacacacagtcaagagagcatggccaaggtctgttgcttcacactaccgtgcaatacttaccaaatgcattacggacccgtggcggggaattctcccagccatcccacaacgcttgggccacctcactccacaaacgacggagaacactattgacggcgtgctgttgatcccggctgtcccacaacgggactcgctcctggaccagactgatcagcaggtcattatcaatccggtcgtcgtcccgttgtgaaacctaaaattaaaacaaaagcatttaagtttgctcaaccacatttggaaaaaataagacacgaagatgagaaagggcaggaatatgaaagacaactttcagaaaaggatgatataagaaatatgtatagaaaaacaagggtacagaaaggaagttaaaagaatattacaataaggacagtctgcctggtatacatacccgctgccgtcttccacctggaccttgactccgctgctcagtacctctctgtccctcagttgaagtgctctataaaatttaaaaaaaaaaattgcctcatgtgtcgatgtgacagtcaatacttaccaagctgacggacaaaaaacatacctcgctcacgtgatccacttctgattgacgtggctggaactcctcatcagacgaggaaaccggagaagacattctgatgcgtgttgaaagaaaaaaaatagaagaaattaggacatgtagatccaaaaaattgaaaatgaatgcattggctaggatatactcacattgctctgtgtcttgtccaacaatgcgtccgggcagggtgctgtcttctttggagtctgatgagaagtgaccagaaacttccccccaccttccttttataaccctgctgctatgggggagtcttatcagtgtctagacatctttaGCTACACTTAATtcaatgttgcaaaaaaaaacgcatgcgtcaaaaaaacgcatgcaaacgcatgtcaaaaaaacgcatgcgtccccattgactccaatgcatttttttgtccaaaaaaaacgcatgtaaacgcatgcgtttttttggaaaaaaaaaacgcccctcaaaatactacaagttgcattttattaaatcaacgcatgcagttaaaaaacgcatgcgttcacaaacgcgtgcaaacgcgtacaccataaaacgcatgcgttttcaatgttaaatatagtgggaaaaaacgcatgcgtttttttggtaaaaaacgctgcgttcaaaaacgcaagtgtgaaaccagcctaaggtgaTTCAGTTCCATGTCCCTAActtataccataaaagtagattccagaatattcctaaTGACTCCATGCATTACCTCATGCTATGTTGCCTATTTATATTTTGTTTACCAGCTAGAAGTAACCTTAGTCAACTACTTATAGCTCCAATTGACAAGTAACCTCTAGATTTTGACATGCAGGGGACAGATGGTCAACCCAGGATCTCCGGAATAGCTGACACACACTCTACCTAGGCCCTGGTTCATTATTTGATTTATgaatatgtaagtgattatatatattataagattttacattcccccctgattatgatttgagaatatcataattaaccctaaaatctttctctcaccattcgtatcacattcattctttattccgaaaaccttgtattaacatctgtctcgcatgtcacctgagttttgaaaactaaaattagagaactatatttttctttttagcatttctctcaaaatgtcatcttcctttttcatttctatctttatctttttataaatgttcttaattttacacataataactatttgatatattaaacacagcaaaactataataaatataataacaatcggattagataatacatttcctactgccatttttgttgaagactgtgaccaactagttactgattttcctaaatttttccaccaagatgagcctgacatactcgtccattcatgttcaatatcatttaaattaccttgctcatgtctgaatacaatttcagcttcttttaattgttttgttaataaatttaacaaacccttgtctttctttatctcatttgtccacatattccaaggaaaattatttatttgagacaaattgaactgtattggaaggatttttagATTTCTTGAACCTATTAATGTAACattaatacttccttccttctttgagagagttttcacatttccctcaatacaatataaacctattgtcagattttcagcatgtacacaggatggaaagtatgcagaaacaacttccttctctgacataacttggaaacaaatcttattagcgcttattggtgtcaccaagtcatggatcgtgtgtacattctcaactctggcatgacatgaggtatgattattgaaacatgaatgataaatgactttatcctgtccaggtagacacattaccttagaaacaaaatttaaGCATGAAaaaatgtctaattgttcagtgtttgtaccgtcatttcaccccataacccatgcaaatgtttccagtaatatctactgaattgtccggtatATCTTCTTCTTTAAGGTTTTGTAgacttgatcctcttggtttcctcgaatgtaaagttcttttgaaaggttcattcacttcactagtgtctGTTTCACGATGTAGGATGTCTTCTGCTtagatcacagttgaaatagtacatagcagcagaaatgcgattcccatcagatagtagctTTTCTTGGGAACTGTCGTCTTCTCccgaaggattggtgttgaatcccttccatccattaaccacattagatgctcgttgcacaagaatcataacttgtcccatggtttcaatgatatcaaagggaccttcccagttactttcccaaggtccattcttcctgaaagttttgatcatcacctgagccccttttttgaatttggactcatatggtggctccattcggtggctccattctctgcattcttgatgcagcatgtggaagaattgttttcaaattttcctgcaacaattgcaaccatttggaccttgcaaaAGCTTCTTTTTGAGATgtggacaaaaatggttcatgtggaaaaatcaatggcatttttcttcctgtcattagttcaaaaggagtgaactgagttgtggaagaagttgttcctctcacactcaacaatacaaaaggtacggcatcaacccaagtattgcctttgtccaatagcatcttggcaattctggattttattgtcctattcatcctttccacaataccaggagactgtggatggtaaggtacatggaactgttgttgtacccctagaatagtacaaacggcttgcatgatttttcctgtaaagtgacttcctctatcagaggagatcattcttgggatcccccaagtacaaaagacatgattaactaatgctctagctgtagacaaagcatcatcttttctgacaggtaaaatttcaacccatttggaaaaaacatctactacaaccaatgcatacctgagaccatttttacctgatggtaacggaccaatgtagtcgatttgtagtgtagaccatggaccatctgcaggtgcggttcggagtagtggcggtttctctccttttggtcttggattaatttgggcacaaatgagacatgattggacaatactttgtactgtctcttccatcttttcccagtaaaatttctctctgagaatgtctaacaatttctgttggcccaaatgacccaaactttcatgattatattttgtgaactcagcctgtagatgttttggtacaacaggacgcaactccccgtttaagtcatgacacaaaaccccgttttcacaaacaaagggaggttttggatcaacccgggaagcaacttgagatgtgtctttctcctgttcttccgcaaaagaagggatatgcgtgtctgttctttgaactgctaaaagctcaatagtctctggttgaaacacttcttctcctgtcagggctgcctctttggctaacctatctgcagtagcatttcctacagataactcatcatcagtttttttatgggcaggtactttgacaatagcaaaaccattagggttctttgatgctattttgaaaattgttttccgggtgtcactatgtacaagagttttatttgaagaatctacatagcctcttttttcccaaactggcaaataatctgtcagtgatctaacaacataggagctatcactgtagattacaatgggacactgatcatcagcttcgttcagctgtagtACCATTTTTACTGCTTCTAGCTCTGCTCTTTGAGCTGAGaaatgacttggt harbors:
- the LOC143786281 gene encoding uncharacterized protein LOC143786281, translated to MKDRFNCDLRAEKSAASGSGARHRLYKYHRVLAFLRPVLLMRTTHCTTVATGSGAVLQPAATDPSQPSSSAAPGGSSTLTGDQGAGPSGLPLSQSSFAAPIFAGSSRQRQRASDRSLMPEFLHLSSVLHDAIKALGDRMDVTHNLLNCRIQDVAKSVDQLKADLKKPAHHFFNQILEGMSEHLSPDLQLSVMQACNVAFVQAMQQSQSRNVAAYPTVPSLSQVNTIPTSAAYHCTATSIPSTGVLHYSANTMTSAVGHPTATTVTTAAPAWTSSADTTMTQDPGVAYRPGTLPMQQDPSMQYRTGPPQMQQDPGLAYRTGPTPMQQDRGLAYLTGPTPMQQDRGVAFRAGHPPMQQDPSMAYRTGPPMMQHDQAIPFQAGPTLMQQDPSMALCSPPPAMQQDTGMGFVSPPPTRPDLAFSKCQEVVIKDLVFGSRDEEGISTSRTQDAHIAPGNIFLE